The following coding sequences are from one Streptomyces angustmyceticus window:
- a CDS encoding oxidoreductase, translating to MRVAVIGGGPGGLYAAVLLKRLDPTREITVWERNAPDDTFGFGVVLSDETLGGIEHADPEVYRALQAEFVRWDDIDIVRRGRTLTSGGHGFAALGRRRLLAVLHRRCRDLGVDLRFRTEAPPAAELAREYDLVIAADGVHSATRTAHADAFRPQLTTHRCRYIWLAADFAFDAFRFEIAETEHGVVQLHAYPFAGPSPAPHPEARSTGASVSGTDEGTLGASTVIVEMREEVWRAAGLDRCDERESAEWCAKIFTDALRGRSLRSNNSSWIAFRTVVNDRWSHGNTVLLGDAAHTAHFSIGSGTKLAVEDALALAACLQEQPDTATALAAYEEERRPVVASTQRAARASLAWFEELGTYLDQPPHQFAFNLLTRSRRVTHDNLRLRDAGFVAAVEHEAGTPEATPPMFTPFRLGELTLRNRVVVSPMDMYSAGDGDGTPGDFHLVHLGARALGGAGLVMTEMVCVSPEGRITPGCTGLYAPEHETAWRRVTDFVHTSAPGTAIGVQLGHSGRKGSTRLMWEGIDQPLQDGNWPLVAPSELPYRAGVNQVPHALTGDELDTVREQFVRSAESAARAGFDLLELHCAHGYLLSGFLSPLTNHRTDAYGGDLTARLRFPLEVFDAVRAVWPAGRPMTVRISATDWAEGGTTADDAVAIARAFAEHGADAIDVSTGQVVPDERPDFGRSYQTPFADRIRNTLGVPVIAVGAISSWDDVNSLVLAGRADLCALARPHLYDPHWTLHAAADQGYAGPGAPWPLPYQAGSRTPPTGRTDAPKPRLTLR from the coding sequence ATGCGGGTCGCCGTCATCGGCGGGGGACCGGGCGGGCTGTACGCCGCGGTCCTCCTCAAGCGCCTCGACCCCACCCGCGAGATCACCGTCTGGGAGCGCAACGCGCCCGACGACACCTTCGGTTTCGGTGTGGTGCTCTCCGACGAGACCCTCGGCGGCATCGAGCACGCCGACCCGGAGGTCTACCGCGCCCTCCAGGCGGAGTTCGTCCGCTGGGACGACATCGACATCGTGCGCCGCGGCCGCACCCTGACCTCCGGCGGCCACGGCTTCGCGGCGCTGGGGCGGCGCCGGCTGCTGGCGGTGCTCCACCGGCGCTGCCGCGACCTCGGCGTCGACCTGCGCTTCCGTACCGAGGCCCCGCCCGCCGCCGAACTGGCCCGCGAGTACGACCTGGTGATCGCCGCCGACGGGGTGCACAGCGCGACCCGCACCGCCCACGCCGACGCCTTCCGCCCGCAGCTGACCACCCACCGCTGCCGCTACATCTGGCTCGCCGCCGACTTCGCCTTCGACGCCTTCCGCTTCGAGATCGCCGAGACCGAGCACGGCGTCGTACAGCTCCACGCCTACCCCTTCGCTGGTCCGTCGCCCGCCCCGCACCCCGAGGCGCGCTCCACCGGGGCGTCCGTCTCCGGGACGGACGAGGGCACGCTCGGGGCCAGCACGGTCATCGTCGAGATGCGCGAGGAGGTCTGGCGGGCCGCCGGACTCGACCGCTGCGACGAGCGCGAGTCGGCGGAGTGGTGCGCCAAGATCTTCACCGACGCCCTGCGCGGCCGGTCGCTGCGCTCCAACAACTCCAGCTGGATCGCCTTCCGCACGGTCGTCAACGACCGCTGGTCGCACGGCAACACGGTGCTGCTCGGCGACGCCGCGCACACCGCGCACTTCTCCATCGGCTCCGGCACCAAGCTCGCCGTCGAGGACGCCCTCGCGCTGGCGGCCTGCCTCCAGGAGCAGCCCGACACCGCCACGGCCCTGGCCGCGTACGAGGAGGAGCGCCGTCCGGTCGTCGCCTCCACCCAGCGCGCCGCCCGCGCCAGCCTCGCCTGGTTCGAGGAGCTGGGCACCTACCTGGACCAGCCGCCCCACCAGTTCGCCTTCAACCTCCTCACCCGCAGCCGCCGCGTCACCCACGACAACCTGCGGCTGCGCGACGCCGGATTCGTCGCCGCCGTCGAGCACGAGGCGGGCACCCCGGAGGCCACGCCCCCCATGTTCACGCCGTTCCGGCTGGGGGAACTGACGCTGCGCAACCGGGTCGTGGTCTCCCCGATGGACATGTACTCCGCCGGGGACGGCGACGGCACACCGGGCGACTTCCACCTCGTCCACCTCGGCGCCCGCGCGCTGGGCGGCGCCGGGCTGGTGATGACGGAGATGGTGTGCGTCAGCCCCGAGGGCCGGATCACCCCGGGCTGTACGGGGCTCTACGCGCCGGAACACGAGACGGCCTGGCGCCGGGTTACCGACTTCGTCCACACCTCCGCGCCCGGCACGGCCATCGGCGTCCAGCTCGGCCACTCCGGCCGCAAGGGCTCGACCCGGCTGATGTGGGAGGGCATCGACCAGCCGCTCCAGGACGGCAACTGGCCGCTCGTGGCCCCCTCCGAACTCCCCTACCGCGCCGGCGTCAACCAGGTCCCGCATGCGCTGACCGGGGACGAACTGGACACCGTCCGCGAGCAGTTCGTCCGCTCCGCCGAGTCCGCTGCCCGCGCGGGCTTCGACCTCCTCGAACTCCACTGCGCCCACGGCTACCTGCTCTCCGGCTTCCTCTCGCCGCTCACCAACCACCGCACCGACGCCTACGGCGGCGACCTCACGGCCCGGCTGCGGTTCCCGCTGGAGGTCTTCGACGCGGTCCGCGCCGTGTGGCCGGCCGGGCGCCCGATGACGGTCCGGATCTCCGCGACCGACTGGGCGGAGGGCGGCACCACCGCGGACGACGCGGTCGCGATCGCGCGGGCCTTCGCCGAGCACGGCGCCGATGCCATCGATGTGTCCACCGGACAGGTCGTCCCCGACGAACGCCCCGACTTCGGCCGCTCGTACCAGACCCCGTTCGCCGACCGCATCCGCAACACCCTCGGCGTGCCGGTCATCGCGGTCGGCGCCATCTCCTCCTGGGACGACGTCAACTCCCTGGTGCTCGCGGGGCGCGCGGACCTGTGCGCGCTGGCCCGACCGCATCTGTACGACCCGCACTGGACGCTGCACGCCGCGGCCGATCAGGGGTACGCGGGCCCCGGCGCTCCCTGGCCGCTGCCCTATCAGGCGGGCAGCCGCACCCCGCCGACCGGACGCACCGATGCACCGAAGCCCCGCCTCACGCTGCGGTGA
- a CDS encoding enoyl-CoA hydratase family protein, whose product MSPFAGSARSTDTWQHIRVTRKDGIVTVTLARPDKLNALTFEAYADLRDLLAELSRERSVRALVLAGEGRGFCSGGDVEEIIGATLDMDTGQLLDFNRMTGQVVRAVRECPFPVIAAVHGVAAGAGAVLALAADFRVADPSARFAFLFTKVGLSGGDMGAAYLLPRVIGLGHATRLLMLGDAVRAPEAERLGLISELADEGRVDEAAAALARRLAEGPALAHAQTKALLTAELDMPLAAAVEMDAATQALLMNSADYAEFHAAFTEKRTPKWQGK is encoded by the coding sequence ATGAGCCCGTTCGCAGGATCAGCCCGCAGCACCGACACCTGGCAGCACATCCGCGTGACCAGGAAGGACGGGATCGTCACCGTCACGCTGGCGCGCCCGGACAAACTCAATGCGCTCACCTTCGAGGCCTACGCCGACCTCCGTGACCTGCTCGCGGAGCTGTCCAGGGAGCGCTCGGTGCGGGCCCTGGTGCTCGCGGGGGAGGGGCGCGGCTTCTGCTCCGGCGGGGACGTCGAGGAGATCATCGGCGCCACCCTGGACATGGACACCGGGCAGCTCCTGGACTTCAACCGGATGACCGGGCAGGTCGTCAGGGCCGTGCGGGAGTGCCCGTTCCCGGTGATCGCGGCGGTGCACGGGGTCGCCGCCGGAGCGGGCGCGGTGCTCGCGCTGGCCGCGGACTTCCGCGTCGCCGACCCGTCCGCCCGCTTCGCCTTCCTGTTCACCAAGGTCGGCCTCTCCGGCGGGGACATGGGCGCGGCCTACCTGCTGCCGCGGGTGATCGGCCTCGGCCACGCCACCCGGCTGCTGATGCTCGGCGACGCCGTCCGGGCGCCGGAGGCCGAACGGCTCGGCCTGATCAGCGAACTGGCCGACGAGGGCCGGGTCGACGAGGCGGCCGCGGCGCTCGCCCGACGGCTCGCCGAGGGGCCCGCGCTGGCGCACGCCCAGACCAAGGCGCTGCTCACCGCGGAGCTCGACATGCCGCTGGCCGCCGCCGTCGAGATGGACGCCGCCACCCAGGCGCTGCTGATGAACAGCGCGGACTACGCCGAGTTCCACGCCGCTTTCACCGAGAAGCGGACGCCCAAGTGGCAGGGGAAATAA
- a CDS encoding ScbA/BarX family gamma-butyrolactone biosynthesis protein, which translates to MAGATLTPYSRAERPDLGGRFADTHRPSELTTTVPREYVHRLALSEVFLTNWRRGDDGWVVSAQWPRAHTFYGPRHGLHDPVLVIETIRQAGILLSHVAHGVPLDHPIIWQHVRYDLAPQALRVTERPAEVVLEVTDHDVMYRGTRLVSIRQEFRILCDGADLASAALVYSCHSPAVYRRLRGDYCDVVLANSRRVPLPGAVAPQLVARERDHDVVLSPTDRADRWQLRVDTSHPVLFDHPVDHTPGMLMVEAARQAAQATTPGFTVPASMDCSFERYAEFDAPSWVQARTSGRTDGDRRQVEVTVEQHGKPVVIARLACVPAS; encoded by the coding sequence ATGGCCGGCGCCACGCTCACGCCGTACTCGCGCGCTGAGCGCCCCGACCTCGGAGGCCGGTTCGCCGACACCCATCGACCGTCCGAGCTCACCACGACCGTGCCGCGGGAGTACGTCCACCGTCTCGCCCTGTCCGAGGTCTTCCTGACCAACTGGCGGCGCGGCGACGACGGCTGGGTGGTCAGCGCCCAGTGGCCGCGCGCCCACACGTTCTACGGCCCCCGCCACGGGCTGCACGACCCGGTGCTGGTGATAGAGACCATCCGGCAGGCCGGGATATTACTCAGCCATGTCGCGCACGGTGTGCCGCTCGACCACCCGATCATCTGGCAGCACGTCCGTTACGACCTCGCGCCGCAGGCGCTGCGCGTCACGGAACGGCCGGCCGAGGTCGTCCTGGAGGTCACCGACCACGACGTGATGTATCGGGGCACCCGGCTGGTCAGCATCCGCCAGGAGTTCCGGATCCTGTGCGACGGCGCCGACCTGGCCTCCGCGGCGCTCGTCTACTCCTGTCACAGCCCGGCCGTGTACCGCAGGCTGCGCGGCGACTACTGCGACGTGGTCCTCGCCAACTCCCGCAGGGTTCCGCTGCCCGGGGCCGTCGCCCCGCAACTGGTCGCCCGCGAACGCGACCACGATGTGGTGCTCTCCCCCACCGACCGCGCCGACCGCTGGCAGCTGCGGGTGGACACCTCGCACCCGGTGCTCTTCGACCACCCCGTGGATCACACGCCCGGCATGCTGATGGTCGAGGCCGCCCGCCAGGCCGCCCAGGCGACGACGCCCGGTTTCACCGTGCCGGCGTCGATGGACTGTTCCTTCGAGCGCTACGCCGAATTCGACGCGCCGTCCTGGGTGCAGGCGCGGACCTCGGGCCGTACCGACGGCGACCGCCGGCAGGTCGAGGTCACCGTCGAGCAGCACGGCAAGCCGGTGGTCATCGCCCGGCTCGCCTGCGTACCGGCCTCCTGA
- the argF gene encoding ornithine carbamoyltransferase: MAIDLTGRHFLKELDFSAEEFRRLIDLAAELKAAKRAGTEVPRLRGRNIALIFEKTSTRTRCSFEVAAADQGASTTYLDPSGSQIGHKESVKDTARVLGRMFDGIEFRGSRQSDVEELAAHAGVPVFNGLTDDWHPTQMLADVLTMVEHGGGRPLTETAFAYLGDARNNMGNSYLVTGALLGMDVRIVAPRQLWPEETVVAQATTLAESSGARITLTEDVAEGVRGADFVTTDVWVSMGEPKEVWDERIALLAPYAVTMDVLRATGKPEVKFLHCLPAYHDLGTAVGREIHARHGLSSLEVTDEVFESAHSVVFDEAENRMHTIKAVLVATLAR; encoded by the coding sequence ATGGCGATAGACCTCACGGGCCGCCACTTCCTCAAGGAGCTGGACTTCAGCGCCGAGGAATTCCGCCGACTGATCGACCTGGCGGCCGAGCTCAAAGCGGCCAAGCGCGCCGGCACCGAGGTTCCCCGTCTCCGGGGCAGGAACATCGCCCTGATCTTCGAGAAGACCTCGACCCGGACCCGCTGCTCCTTCGAGGTCGCGGCCGCGGACCAGGGTGCCTCGACCACGTACCTGGACCCGTCCGGCTCGCAGATCGGGCACAAGGAGTCGGTGAAGGACACCGCTCGGGTCCTCGGCCGGATGTTCGACGGTATCGAGTTCCGCGGGAGCCGGCAGTCCGACGTGGAGGAGCTGGCGGCCCACGCCGGAGTGCCCGTCTTCAACGGGCTGACCGACGACTGGCACCCGACCCAGATGCTCGCGGACGTGCTGACCATGGTCGAGCACGGCGGGGGCCGCCCGCTGACCGAGACCGCCTTCGCCTACCTCGGCGACGCCCGCAACAACATGGGCAACTCCTACCTCGTCACCGGCGCCCTGCTCGGCATGGACGTACGGATCGTCGCGCCCCGGCAGCTCTGGCCCGAGGAGACGGTGGTCGCGCAGGCGACGACGCTCGCCGAGAGCAGTGGCGCCCGTATCACCCTCACCGAGGACGTCGCCGAGGGCGTGCGCGGCGCGGACTTCGTGACGACCGATGTCTGGGTCTCCATGGGCGAGCCCAAGGAGGTGTGGGACGAGCGGATCGCGCTGCTCGCCCCGTACGCGGTCACGATGGACGTGCTGCGCGCGACCGGCAAGCCGGAGGTGAAGTTCCTGCACTGCCTGCCCGCGTACCACGACCTCGGCACCGCGGTCGGCCGGGAGATCCACGCCCGGCACGGACTGTCGTCGCTGGAGGTCACCGACGAGGTCTTCGAGTCCGCGCACTCCGTCGTCTTCGACGAGGCGGAGAACCGGATGCACACGATCAAGGCGGTGCTGGTCGCGACGCTCGCCCGGTAG
- a CDS encoding ScbR family autoregulator-binding transcription factor yields MRTRRAVLEAAAHVIGTRGYQAATMAEIIQRAGVTKGAVYFHFTSKDALARAVISEQTDPFVPQVSESRLQDAIDFTHQVALALRSDPLLQAGTRIAVETTFSEEPLVPYQAWTDIITTMFTEARDNGELLAGVAPERAAEFFVAAYMGVQLFSRAATNRADLPERVTTLWKHTLPGLAAPGALGHLDPQGRSVKIPV; encoded by the coding sequence GTGCGCACCCGACGCGCCGTCCTCGAAGCAGCGGCTCACGTCATCGGCACCCGCGGGTACCAGGCCGCCACGATGGCCGAGATCATCCAGCGTGCCGGGGTCACCAAGGGAGCCGTGTACTTCCATTTCACGTCCAAGGACGCGCTGGCCCGCGCGGTGATATCGGAGCAGACGGATCCGTTCGTTCCACAGGTCAGCGAGTCCCGGCTGCAGGACGCGATCGACTTCACCCACCAGGTGGCGCTGGCCCTGCGCAGCGACCCGTTGCTGCAGGCCGGCACCCGGATCGCGGTCGAGACGACGTTCAGTGAGGAACCGCTGGTGCCGTACCAGGCCTGGACCGACATCATCACCACGATGTTCACCGAGGCCCGGGACAACGGCGAGCTGCTGGCCGGTGTGGCACCGGAGCGGGCGGCCGAGTTCTTCGTCGCCGCTTACATGGGTGTGCAGTTGTTCTCGCGGGCGGCGACCAATCGCGCCGACCTCCCCGAGCGCGTCACGACCCTGTGGAAGCACACCCTCCCGGGCCTCGCGGCGCCCGGCGCGCTGGGTCATCTGGACCCGCAGGGCCGTTCCGTGAAGATCCCGGTCTGA